In Dermacentor variabilis isolate Ectoservices chromosome 1, ASM5094787v1, whole genome shotgun sequence, the genomic stretch GGCTGAGCTGGTACTGCCTCCGTCTTGAAGCGAGGCCGCGTACATTAATAGTAGCAACTCGTATTCCCCTCTTCAAATCCATTGTTAATAAGCGGGAAAGGTAGGCATAAAAGAAAACCGTATATAATCACACGTAGCACCTCTAGGTATACTTAAGTTACGTCTACAAGTGCTGACGGACAGAGCGGCTGTTTCGCGACACATTGAAGTGCAGTCCACAAAATACCTTGCTTGAGCAGCGGCTGACCTCCCCGACCCTTCGGTAGCGTTGGGCTCTCGCAAGCTCGCGTCTGAGTGCCTTTGCAGGCACAAGTCCCTACGGCTACTTTGGCGTCGGCGCCGCCGGTCTTTTGTCCGGCGGGATATTCGGCGTCGGCCGTAATGACGGCCGgcgcgttaccaccgactttggCGGCGGTTCCTCGCTGTTCGGTTTGCCAGTTTGCCCGCCGTCGCTTGTTGATTCTTCGTGTGTTCGCTTCCCGACCGCCACAACAGCATTGGTAACGTCCATCGCTTCGTTGTCAGATGATGCCATAGTCGAGACGGCAGGCGTTTCTTTGGCCGCGATGTCTTGCTTATGAACGTCGACGGCCGAGCCCCTGCTCACAGGTCGCGTAGGCGTTCCTGGCACACCTACCGCTCCGGCAGTCGTTTGCCCCTGCGGTTTCGGTGGTTGTGTCGCTGTGACCTTCACCTCGTTGGCGCTCCCGGCAGAGGCTTCCTCGGCATCCACTTCGTCCATAAGAAGTTCAGCGCTTTCATCTGCAGCCGTCGGCCCCGTCACGTTTGCGTATGTCCTCACGCACTGCGACTCGTCATGGCCGTGGCGACGACAACGGGCACAGCGCGGGACGTGGCAGTCGCGCCGGATCTGCCCTGTGTTGCGGCAACGAAGGCAGAGCGGTGCTCTTCCAGGAATCACCACGAGAGCTTCCTCACCGGCTACCCGTAACAGATGAGGCACGTCGTCCGCCCCCAAGCCTTTCCTCGGCATCAGGGTGACCAGGCGCGTTGAAGAACCTTTATCCTGAAGGCCATGCACCCGCCACCGCTCTCTTGCCACATCCGTGACTCGGCCGTAAGGCGCCAGGGCTTCACGAATGTCCTCGTCCGGCACGTTGTGTAACATCCAGTGTAGCTTGAGGTGCATTGCTTGATTCCCAGGGTCGACGACGATACATGGTCTATCCTTCACCTTCAAGTCCTTTGCCCGCAGCAGTTCTTTCACTCCGTCACTACTTTTGAAAGTCACGGCCCACACATGACTCATTCGATACGCCCCTAGGGCGACAATGTCAGACAGCAACTTCATGCTCGACAGCATGTCACGGAAGTTTTCCGCCCGGTATGGCCTTGCACGCATATCAGCATGCAAAAATAAAGTATTCGTAACAAGTCGCCCTGTTGGTAGTTGAGGCAGTAGCACCTGATAATCAGGATCCTCGTTGACAAAAAACCTAGaaccgcggccctgctgggccgctgatGCCGCTCCGACGGAGCTCATGACAGCCACGTCCTTCCACTTCGGTAGCcaagaccaacgagccgacgtcTTTCCCCCTTCGCGGCACGTTTACAGTGTCATAACATCTTGGCTGTCTGCAAAAACGAGGACAAAGAAGTGGGCATCTTTGATCACGTttgtgctgagaagagaataggaacgtactgaaaaaaaagaatggatagtgttcttctgttttatttgaacatatctatatatgccggctgacagtaaaaagtaataacgggctcgtccgggatttgaacccgggacctctcgcaccctaagcgagaatcatacccctagaccaacgagccgaggTCTTTCCCCCTTCGCGGCACGTTTACAGTGTCATAACATCTTGGCTGTCTGCAAAAACGAGGACAAAGAAGTGGGCATCTTTGATCACGTttgtgctgagaagagaataggaacgtactgaACAAAAAAGAATGGATAATATTCTTCGGTTTTATTTGAACATGTCTATATATGCCGGCTGACAGTAAAAAGTAAtaacgggctcgtccgggatttgaacccgggacctctcgcaccctaagcgagaatcatacccctagaccaacgagccgacgtcTTTCCCCCTTCGCGGCACGTTTACAGTGTCATAACATCTTGGCTGTCTGCAAAAACGAGGACAAAGAAGTGGGCATCTTTGATCACGTttgtgctgagaagagaataggaacgtactgaACAAAAAAGAATGGATAATATTCTTCGGTTTTATTTGAACATGTCTATATATGCCGGCTGACAGTAAAAAGTAAtaacgggctcgtccgggatttgaacccgggacctctcgcaccctaagcgagaatcatacccctagaccaacgagccgacgtcTTTTTCCCCCTTCGCGGCACGTTTACAGTGTCATAACATCTTGGCTGTCTGCAAAAACGAGGACAAAGAAGTGGGCATCTTTGATCACGTttgtgctgagaagagaataggaacgtactgaACAAAAAAGAATGGATAATATTCTTCGGTTTTATTTGAACATgtctttatatgccggctgacagtaaaaagtaataacgggctcgtccgggatttgaacccgggacctctcgcaccctaagtgagaatcatacccctagaccagcgagcttttttttttctttattactgacgtggcaacaaggctacaaaacaagacattttatCAATACACAACGGTCACGACAAAAACTCTGCCACTGGTTGGCAGTCACagggctaaaaacgcttgaaattcgctagctcagtcatcacactgagccatgttggtttttctttttgcaaattatacatttccttaatatgacaaatgctttcaatgaagtattctctaacaggccgggcatttacttcagcatgtctcacagccattctagttttccataaACTATGTAAGGACAccagcatgaacatgtcatagggtacattgtcttcatttagagtaggcaagaaacgaatcccatatggagtaatcggcaagtccttctttagtgttctctgtaagatgtcccaatggaacacagcatcccagcagtcaagaaaaatgtgttctactgtttcgggtttttggcatagtaaacagttgacgctccaaggcacggtaaggcctttttcatctagccatggtttcacaggtaaagtattggtgtgaagctggaaaaagaaggactttaccgacgggcgtactggcattcgttttactctttttagtacgtccttttcaggtccaatgcagaacatcgagcgatacaatggcaccggcaacattgtgtctacccggtccttatataagcgctttcgtggtaccctacttaagtattccatggaaaaccgaacctttaacagctgaaaagccaagactacctcttttaagaaaccacgcgctctgccttgactgcaccgatgtgacgatacaataaactcaggtatagcttcgctcagccttgtttgaaacatagttaataaaaatgggtcattttggtcCCGTAAAAAAACAAACCTCGACACAATCTGCTTAATGAACAAATGTGCCAGACCTAATCCTCCATTTTTAACCGAACGAAAGAGATTAGTGCGACTCGTGCGCTCCCAGCTTGAACCCCATACAAACACTGCGAGTTCTCTGTGTAAACGTTGTATGTTAGCCCTTGACATGCACAACACTTGGAGCACGTAAGAAATTTTAGCGACGGCAAACAGGTTGCACACTGTCGCACGAGCAAACATAGAGAAATTGCGGCCTCCCCATTTAAGTGTACCTTCACGAACCCTTTCAGTTTCGGCATTCCAGTAATCAACGGCGTCAcggtagtgctcaagcggcacccctaGGTACTTTGCCGGCGTGACTGACCAGCGGATATCTGCAAACGTACTCGGATGGTCTTCCCAGTTGCCGATCCATACCCCTAGGGATTTATCAAAGTTTATAGCACTGCCTGTCATTCTGCAGTATGATAAAGCCTCTGCGACCGCTATTTCGATGCTTTCTTTATCCCGACAAAACAAcgcgatgtcatccgcgtatgccagcactttcacttccgcggactgcactctgaaacccgatattctattgtcattcttgattttcctacaaagcggctctaggtaaatcgcgaataaaagaggcgacaaaccaCACCCCTGGCGCACAGATGACCGGACGCTAAAGGTTTTGGTAACCTCCTTGTTTATAATGAGGCTGGCGGTACAGTCTTGATAGCACATCTTTACCCCATCTAAGATCAAATCCCCTACCTTTATGTGTTCTAGAATACTGAAAAGAATTTTATGGGCCACACGGTCGAAAGCCTTTTGCATATCTAACTGTAACATGGCACAGTGTTCACCTAGGTCGTTACAGTATTCTAAAATACTTCTGGCAATATGAATGTTTGTGTAGATAGACCTTCCTTTAATGCCGCATGTTTGATGCGACCCTACTATTCTGGTCACCACTCCCTGTAATCGCTTTCCGAGCACTCTTGTAAATATCTTATAGTCTACATTCATTAGTGATATCGGCCGGTAAGCATCGACAGCTAACAATTTTTCTGGGTCCTCGGATTTCGGTATCAGAACtacgtgcgatgtccgaaaagaaggaggAACCTGTTTTTGCTCACAGGCCTCCTTAAACAACCGTAACAGGATCTCACTGACATCTCTTTTGAAGGCTTTATAAAAGGCCGCTCCGAGTCCATCGGGTCCCGGAGACTTGCCTACAACTAAATCATCTATGGCTCCTTCCACTTCGGTGATGCTCAGAGGCCACTCCAGACGCTTTTGAATGTCTTCCTCTAATTGCGGCATGTTTGACAAAAAGTCCGTCTTGAattcttctgtgacgtctttaacagtcccgaataatttgctataatgatcaagaaatgcctcttcaattttttgagGTTGGCTCGTGATCTCGTTCTCGTATTGAATCATTCTGATTTCATTTCGCCTCGCGTATGCCTTTTCGTCAGATAAGGCTCGTTTAGAAGGTGTCTCACCTAGCCAAACCCTTTCAGCTCGTGCCCTTATAACTGCTCCTTTGAACTTTTCTTCTTCGATAAGCTCAAGCTAGCTTTTCAGTTGtcttatttcttttgttcggctccCAGGTCTCTCGCTTTCCCCGGTGTACAAAAAATCAAGCTCAcgttgcatttcattttcttttttccttttaataAATTTCTCTTTAGTGGCTTCTTCTATAGCACTCATCTTGACTCCTTGTTTAAAGTTCTCCCATAATTCTAGCACGTTGCCATCTTCGGCTTCGATCAAATTATCTAACTTTTGCTTCACGCTTTCACAAAAGGATTCGTTCATTAACAGCCGATCGTTGAACTTCCACAACTTCCAGTTAAacttcgattttctttctttggtaCCTACACTAAAAGTTACAAGGCTGTGATCGCTGAATGAGACGTGTTTCACACTATAGCTGCCACACATCGGAACAAGCTCCAGTGCGACATACCCTCTATCTAGCCTTGCGTGACTTTGCCCTTGAAAATGTGTGAATGCAGGCGTGCCGGTAGAACACAGGAAATTACCGACGTCATCAAGATCAGATTCTTGCACTAGTGTGTTTAAAAGTAAAGCACTTTTGTCATGCACTGGAAGGTTTTTCACTCGATCGGCCGCgtaacatacacaattaaaatctccTAGCAATACGACTTTCCTGTCACACTGTAAATGCTGATTTACTGTCTCAAAGAAAGGCACACGCTCACTTTCAGTGTTTGGGGCGTAGACACATATCACGCGCCAACCTACACCCAAAAAGGAAAAATCCACAAAAACCAGTCTTCCACTTTCACAAGAAAAGACCCCTTCTTCTCTAATTCCCAGGTTGTTTCTAATGAAGATAGCGCACCCCGCGGAAGTCCCAACAGCATGTGATACACAAACATTGTATCTATTGCGAAACTGCAGCACCATGCGATCCGTTTGTTCCTTACTTtctatctttgtctcctgcaccGCTGCTATCTCAACATCTGTTTCTAAGAAAAGCCGGCTAAGCTGGTATtgccgctttttggcacaaagacCGCGGACATTTAGAGTAGCAAAACGAAGTGCAGTGTTTTGAGCCATTGGTATGTTTTTTGAAGAACAAACGAACCGCATGGTACCCACCTCATGCGTCTTGGGCCAAAGCTGCCTTCGCCTTTTGCACAAGCCTTCCGCAGCTGCCATGGCAGCCTTAGGAAGGCACAGTTGATGTCCCTGTCATAGCGTTCCATCGTCCCTTGAGTTTGGCTTGATCACTAGGCGGCCTAGATGAGACGCCGCGAAGCACACGCTCTCGCGGCTACGTCGGCGGCGTCTCCGCCGCCCTCCGGTCCGGAGGCATGTTCGGACGCGGCCTCAGCGTTGACCGCCGAATGATCGCAGCCTTTGGCGGCGGTCCTTCCGAGATCCTTGCAGCCAGGGCCTCATGCTCGTCCAGCGTAGCGTCGTGGCCACGCTTGGAGACTGAGGCTCCGCTTGTTCCCTCGCTTACTTCCATGACTGCTGGCTCCTCAGGTGACTTCGACGGCTTTGAGGCATCCTGCACTTTCACGACGCCGGTGgcgtcgccagctgcgtcgctcaGCTTTCGGCTTTCCTTGTTAACACTTGCGTCGTGGGGCATGTCGGGCGGGATTAACGTTGCCGCATCAAGTTCCTCGAGCTTCGGCGTTGCTTCGCTTGCGGCTTCTTCAGCGTCAGCCTCGTCCAtgacgagttccgcagtgtcttCTCCTCCAACCGGCCCCGCAACACTTGCGTACGTCTTCACGCACTGAGATTCTTCGTGTCCAAAACGACGGCAGTGCGTGCAGCGAGGAACTCGGCATTCTCGTCTGATATGGCCCTTACTGTGACACCGCAGGCACAATGGCGCTCTTCCAGGCGCGACTAGGAGGGCCATGTCACCGGCTACGCGAAGCTGGTGTGGAAGGTCATCAACCTTAATGCCGTTATGGAGCTTGAGGCGCACCAGGCGTGTCGTCGACCCCTTGTCTTGGATCCCTTGAACTCTCCACTTTTCCTTCGAGACCTCGGTCACCTTTCCGAACGGAGCAAGCGCTACACGCACATCTTCGTCggccacattgaaaagaagcCAGTGAAGCTTCAAACGCACGTCCTGGTTTGCCGGATCAATAACCAAACAACGTTGGCCCTTCACCTTCATTTCGCCGCATTCCAAAGCTTTCTTCATCCCTTCCATGCTCTTGAAAGTCACAGCCCATACGTGGCTCATCTGGTATGCCCCCAACGCTACCACTTCAGGGAGCAAACCAAGACGCGCCAACGTGTCCCGGAAATGTTCGACTCGGTAAGGCCTCGACCGGACCTCCGCGTGCAAAAATAAAGTATTCAAAACACTACGACCTGATGGCAGAGTAGGCAAAACCACTTCGTATCCCTCGGTATCCATTCCGTCGATCCTGTCACCGCGGCCGCTGTTAGCCGCAACCACCGCTCCTTGGGAGCCCATGAAACGCACGTCCTTCCACTTCGGTAGCCAAGACGCGTCCAGCCGACGTCTTTCCCCCTTCGCGGCACCTTTACAGTGTCATAACATCTTGGCTGTCTGCAAAAACGAGGACAAAGAAGTGGGCATCTTTGATCACGTttgtgctgagaagagaataggaacgtactgaaaaaaaagaatggatagtgttcttctgttttatttgaacatatctatatatgccggctgacagtaaaaagtaataacgggctcgtccgggacttgaacccgggacctctcgcaccctaagcgagaatcatacccctagaccaacgagccgacgtcTTTCCCCCTTCGCGGCACGTTTACAGTGTCATAACATCTTGGCTGTCTGCAAAAACGAGGACAAAGAAGTGGGCATCTTTGATCACGTttgtgctgagaagagaataggaacgtactgaACAAAAAAGAATGGATAATATTCTT encodes the following:
- the LOC142571163 gene encoding uncharacterized protein LOC142571163 codes for the protein MGSQGAVVAANSGRGDRIDGMDTEGYEVVLPTLPSGRSVLNTLFLHAEVRSRPYRVEHFRDTLARLGLLPEVVALGAYQMSHVWAVTFKSMEGMKKALECGEMKVKGQRCLVIDPANQDVRLKLHWLLFNVADEDVRVALAPFGKVTEVSKEKWRVQGIQDKGSTTRLVRLKLHNGIKVDDLPHQLRVAGDMALLVAPGRAPLCLRCHSKGHIRRECRVPRCTHCRRFGHEESQCVKTYASVAGPVGGEDTAELVMDEADAEEAASEATPKLEELDAATLIPPDMPHDASVNKESRKLSDAAGDATGVVKVQDASKPSKSPEEPAVMEVSEGTSGASVSKRGHDATLDEHEALAARISEGPPPKAAIIRRSTLRPRPNMPPDRRAAETPPT